A stretch of Aedes aegypti strain LVP_AGWG chromosome 2, AaegL5.0 Primary Assembly, whole genome shotgun sequence DNA encodes these proteins:
- the LOC5564962 gene encoding NADH dehydrogenase [ubiquinone] 1 alpha subcomplex subunit 8, producing MVLTNDVYLPSEEELTVPEVNLSGPALRAGAFHLGKACEAENNEFMLCRQELKDPRACIAEGKAVTNCALEFFRKVKKSCAQEFTQYANCLDKSSGDLRFEYCRKTQGVYDKCVLENLHIERPDYGYFTRAKVHATDRPAPPKKEKTVYPDATPGLPEDYPRPDAKYGSRFHWLN from the exons ATGGTTCTCACGAACGATGTTTATTTGCCGAGCGAGGAAGAGCTCACCGTTCCGGAGGTGAATCTTTCGGGTCCGGCTCTGCGGGCCGGTGCCTTCCATCTGGGCAAAGCTTGCGAGGCGGAAAACAAC gaattcatgCTCTGCAGACAAGAGCTGAAGGACCCGCGAGCTTGCATCGCCGAAGGCAAGGCTGTGACCAACTGCGCCCTGGAGTTCTTCCGCAAAGTCAAGAAGTCCTGCGCCCAGGAGTTCACCCAGTATGCCAACTGCCTGGACAAAAGCAGTGGCGATCTGAGATTTGAATA CTGCCGCAAAACCCAAGGCGTGTACGACAAATGCGTGCTGGAAAACCTGCACATTGAGCGACCGGATTACGGATACTTTACCAGGGCCAAGGTGCACGCCACCGATCGTCCAGCACCACCCAAGAAGGAGAAAACTGTTTATCCGGATGCCACCCCGGGACTGCCCGAAGATTATCCACGGCCGGATGCCAAGTACGGTTCTCGTTTCCACTGGCTGAACTAG